A single genomic interval of Brevundimonas diminuta harbors:
- the purC gene encoding phosphoribosylaminoimidazolesuccinocarboxamide synthase gives MNSKRKKIYEGKAKILYEGPEPGTLIQYFKDDATAFNAQKKAVLEGKGVVNNQISEFIMSRLNGIGVTNHFIKRLNLREQLIREVEIIPLEVVCRNIVAGSMSQRLGIEEGTPLPRSIIEFYYKKDELNDPMVTEEHITAFNWASTQELDDMLAMTVRVNDYLSGLFSAVGITLVDFKIEFGRVWENDFSRVLLADEISPDSCRLWDASTGEKLDKDRFRRDLGNVIESYTEVARRLGIMKGMPTVIQGGLH, from the coding sequence ATGAACAGCAAGCGCAAGAAGATCTACGAAGGCAAGGCCAAGATCCTTTACGAAGGACCCGAGCCCGGCACCCTGATCCAGTATTTCAAGGACGACGCCACCGCCTTCAACGCGCAGAAAAAGGCCGTTCTCGAAGGCAAGGGCGTGGTGAACAACCAGATCAGCGAGTTCATCATGTCACGCCTGAACGGCATCGGCGTGACCAACCACTTCATCAAGCGTCTGAACCTGCGCGAGCAGCTGATCCGCGAAGTCGAGATCATTCCGCTGGAAGTCGTGTGCCGCAACATCGTCGCCGGCTCGATGAGCCAGCGCCTGGGCATCGAGGAAGGCACGCCCCTGCCCCGCTCGATCATCGAATTCTACTACAAGAAGGACGAGCTCAACGACCCGATGGTCACCGAAGAGCACATCACCGCCTTCAACTGGGCCTCGACCCAGGAGCTGGACGACATGCTGGCGATGACGGTGCGGGTGAACGACTATCTGTCAGGCCTGTTCAGCGCCGTCGGCATCACCCTAGTGGACTTCAAGATCGAGTTCGGCCGGGTGTGGGAAAACGACTTCAGCCGCGTCCTGCTGGCCGACGAGATCAGCCCCGACAGCTGCCGCCTGTGGGACGCCTCGACCGGCGAGAAGCTGGACAAGGACCGTTTCCGCCGAGACCTGGGCAACGTCATTGAAAGCTATACCGAAGTCGCGCGTCGCCTGGGCATCATGAAGGGCATGCCGACGGTGATCCAGGGAGGACTGCACTGA
- the purL gene encoding phosphoribosylformylglycinamidine synthase subunit PurL — MSAPQKTMAELAAEYGLAPNEYQVVLDRLGREPNHVELGVFSVMWSEHCSYKSSKIHLGKFPTTGERVICGPGENAGVIDIDDGDACIFKMESHNHPSYIEPYQGAATGVGGIMRDVFTMGARPVALLNALRFGDPSHEKTKRLVKGVVSGIGGYGNCVGVPTVAGETNFHKGYNGNILVNAMCVGLARADEIYYSAAPEAGHDVVYFGSKTGRDGIHGATMSSTEFDDESEAKRPTVQVGDPFAEKLLIEATLELMASGAVAAIQDMGAAGLTSSSVEMAGKGGVGIELNLDKVPQRETGMTAYEMMLSESQERMLAVLKPGYEDVGYRIFQKWGLDFAIIGMTTDTGHLVLKHHGETVCDVPLAPLFDDAPLYDRPWVQPELQPKLNHSDIPAPENWADAVMKVVACPDMASKRWIWEQYDRHVMADTLQDSSTGADAGVVRVHGTDKGLAVTSDCTPRYVQNDPYEGGKQAVAEAWRNLTAVGSRPIAITDNLNFGNPQRPEIMGQIVRAIDGMAEACRELVFPVVSGNVSLYNETNGVAIPPTPTVGAVGLLPNYDVVTGFSTMAEGDALVLIGQTQGELGASIYLREVLGREDGAPPPVDLKLEKKTGDFVRDRIEAGDLTVVHDLSDGGLIGAAADLVLASYVGVTLDASSAAHAHIFLFAEDQARYLVAVPDADAIIAKAREAGLHASVVGHAGGTAFASKGEKGELFSIPVSHLREWHEGWMPGWLGDAA; from the coding sequence ATGAGCGCTCCGCAAAAGACCATGGCTGAATTGGCCGCCGAATACGGCCTGGCCCCCAATGAATATCAGGTCGTCCTCGACCGGCTGGGGCGCGAGCCCAACCATGTCGAGCTGGGCGTCTTCTCGGTCATGTGGTCCGAGCACTGCTCCTACAAGTCGTCCAAGATTCACCTGGGCAAGTTCCCCACGACCGGCGAGCGCGTCATCTGCGGGCCGGGCGAGAACGCCGGGGTGATCGACATCGACGACGGCGACGCCTGCATCTTCAAGATGGAAAGCCACAACCACCCGTCCTACATCGAACCCTACCAAGGTGCGGCGACGGGCGTGGGCGGCATCATGCGCGACGTCTTCACCATGGGCGCCCGCCCGGTGGCCCTGCTGAACGCCCTGCGCTTCGGCGATCCGTCGCACGAGAAGACCAAGCGACTGGTCAAGGGCGTGGTCTCCGGCATCGGCGGCTATGGCAACTGCGTCGGCGTGCCAACGGTCGCGGGCGAGACCAACTTCCACAAGGGTTACAACGGCAACATCCTGGTCAACGCCATGTGCGTGGGCCTGGCTCGCGCCGACGAGATCTATTATTCGGCCGCGCCCGAGGCTGGCCATGACGTGGTCTATTTCGGCTCCAAGACCGGCCGCGACGGCATCCACGGCGCCACCATGTCCTCGACCGAGTTCGACGACGAGTCGGAGGCCAAACGCCCCACGGTCCAGGTCGGCGACCCCTTCGCCGAAAAGCTGCTGATCGAGGCCACGCTTGAGCTGATGGCGTCCGGCGCCGTCGCCGCCATTCAGGACATGGGCGCGGCGGGCCTGACCTCCTCCTCCGTCGAAATGGCGGGCAAGGGCGGCGTCGGCATCGAACTGAACCTCGACAAGGTGCCCCAGCGCGAAACCGGCATGACGGCCTATGAGATGATGCTGTCGGAAAGCCAGGAGCGGATGCTGGCGGTGCTGAAGCCCGGCTATGAAGACGTCGGCTATCGCATCTTCCAGAAGTGGGGCCTGGACTTCGCCATCATCGGCATGACCACCGACACCGGCCATCTGGTGCTGAAGCATCACGGCGAAACCGTCTGCGACGTGCCGCTGGCGCCCCTGTTCGACGACGCGCCCCTGTATGACCGCCCGTGGGTCCAGCCGGAGCTTCAACCGAAACTGAACCACTCGGACATTCCCGCGCCCGAAAACTGGGCCGATGCGGTGATGAAGGTCGTCGCCTGCCCCGACATGGCCTCCAAGCGCTGGATCTGGGAACAGTACGACCGCCACGTCATGGCCGACACGCTGCAGGATTCCTCGACCGGCGCCGACGCCGGCGTGGTGCGCGTGCATGGCACGGACAAGGGTCTAGCTGTCACCTCGGACTGCACCCCCCGCTACGTCCAGAACGACCCCTATGAGGGCGGCAAACAGGCCGTGGCCGAGGCCTGGCGCAACCTGACTGCTGTGGGCAGCCGTCCGATCGCCATCACCGACAACCTGAACTTCGGCAACCCGCAGCGCCCGGAGATCATGGGCCAGATCGTTCGCGCCATCGACGGCATGGCCGAGGCCTGCCGCGAACTGGTGTTCCCGGTCGTGAGCGGAAACGTGTCGCTGTATAACGAGACCAACGGGGTTGCCATTCCGCCGACCCCGACCGTGGGCGCCGTCGGCCTGCTGCCCAACTACGACGTGGTGACCGGATTCTCGACCATGGCCGAGGGCGACGCTCTGGTCCTGATCGGCCAGACCCAGGGCGAACTGGGCGCCTCCATCTATCTGCGCGAGGTCCTGGGCCGCGAGGACGGCGCCCCCCCGCCCGTCGATCTGAAGCTGGAAAAGAAGACCGGCGACTTCGTTCGCGACCGGATCGAGGCCGGCGACCTGACCGTGGTCCACGACCTTTCGGACGGCGGCCTGATCGGCGCCGCCGCCGATCTGGTGCTGGCCTCATACGTCGGCGTGACCCTGGACGCCTCCAGCGCGGCCCACGCCCACATCTTCCTGTTCGCCGAGGACCAGGCCCGTTACCTGGTCGCCGTGCCCGACGCCGACGCCATCATCGCCAAGGCGCGCGAGGCCGGTCTGCATGCTTCGGTCGTCGGTCATGCGGGCGGAACCGCCTTCGCCTCCAAGGGAGAAAAGGGCGAACTGTTCAGCATCCCTGTCTCTCACCTGCGCGAATGGCACGAAGGCTGGATGCCGGGTTGGCTGGGCGACGCCGCATGA
- a CDS encoding DMT family transporter, producing the protein MAWVFLLFAGLLEVVWAFLMKASAGFTKPWPTVGMIVFMIGSFGLLSLAMKTLPLGTAYVIWTGIGAVGAFVVGAVFLGEPLTPLRIAGVALVASGLVVLKLAESH; encoded by the coding sequence ATGGCCTGGGTATTCCTTCTTTTCGCCGGTCTGCTCGAAGTCGTCTGGGCGTTCCTGATGAAGGCGTCGGCCGGTTTCACCAAGCCTTGGCCGACTGTGGGCATGATCGTCTTCATGATCGGCTCTTTCGGTCTGCTGTCGCTGGCGATGAAGACCCTGCCTCTGGGCACGGCCTACGTCATCTGGACCGGCATCGGCGCAGTCGGCGCCTTTGTGGTGGGCGCGGTCTTTCTGGGCGAGCCGCTGACGCCGCTCAGGATCGCGGGCGTCGCCCTGGTCGCATCGGGCCTGGTTGTGCTGAAGCTGGCGGAGAGCCATTGA
- a CDS encoding MFS transporter translates to MTDAALDTPLPARSRGAVALVLIALAMGGFAIGVTEFAAMSILPDFAAGLGVDAPTAGHVISAYAAGVVVGAPILAVLGARYPRWLLLIAFMALFAIGNVASALAPTYHWMLVFRFLSGLPHGAYFGVAALVAASIVPLHFRTRAVSTILMGLTVGTVLGVPVVNIISHAHGWRWTFAIVGVLAVLTMALVALFAPRDPAHPDASPWRELGALKRSQVWLTLGVGAIGFGGMFAVYAYLASTLEAVTGASSGVLPWVFAVFGVGMFLGNILGAWAADHLGFKAAGGLLLWSAAALALYPLAAPHLWAVMVVVFLIGGGGGLGSILQTRLMDVAGDAQTLAAALNHSAFNTANAIGPLLGGMAIAAGYGWASTGWVGMGLSLGGFVIFLIAWLTGRARATA, encoded by the coding sequence ATGACCGACGCCGCCCTCGACACTCCCCTTCCCGCCCGCTCGCGCGGGGCGGTGGCCCTCGTGCTGATCGCCCTAGCCATGGGCGGGTTCGCGATCGGTGTGACCGAGTTCGCGGCCATGAGCATCCTGCCAGACTTCGCCGCCGGGCTCGGCGTCGATGCGCCGACCGCCGGCCACGTCATCAGCGCCTATGCCGCCGGCGTCGTGGTCGGCGCGCCGATCCTGGCGGTCTTAGGCGCGCGCTACCCGCGCTGGCTGCTATTGATCGCCTTCATGGCCCTGTTCGCCATCGGCAATGTGGCCAGCGCCCTGGCCCCGACCTATCACTGGATGCTGGTCTTCCGCTTCCTCAGCGGCCTGCCGCACGGGGCCTATTTCGGCGTGGCGGCCCTGGTCGCGGCCTCGATCGTGCCCCTGCATTTTCGCACGCGGGCGGTGTCGACCATCCTGATGGGACTGACGGTCGGCACCGTGCTGGGCGTTCCCGTCGTCAACATCATCAGCCATGCCCACGGCTGGCGCTGGACCTTCGCCATCGTCGGCGTACTGGCCGTTCTCACGATGGCGCTGGTCGCCCTGTTCGCGCCGCGCGATCCGGCCCACCCCGACGCCAGCCCCTGGCGCGAGCTGGGCGCCCTGAAGCGCAGCCAGGTCTGGCTGACGCTGGGTGTCGGCGCCATCGGCTTTGGCGGCATGTTTGCGGTTTACGCCTATCTGGCCTCGACGCTTGAGGCGGTGACGGGCGCCAGCTCCGGCGTGCTGCCTTGGGTCTTCGCCGTGTTCGGGGTCGGCATGTTCCTGGGCAATATCCTGGGCGCTTGGGCGGCGGATCATCTGGGGTTCAAGGCGGCGGGCGGCCTGTTGCTATGGAGTGCAGCGGCTCTGGCCCTCTATCCGCTGGCGGCGCCCCACCTGTGGGCCGTGATGGTCGTGGTCTTCCTGATCGGCGGCGGAGGCGGCCTGGGGTCGATCCTGCAGACGCGGCTGATGGACGTCGCCGGCGACGCCCAGACCCTGGCGGCGGCGCTCAACCATTCGGCGTTCAACACGGCCAACGCCATCGGCCCGCTCTTGGGCGGAATGGCGATCGCGGCCGGCTACGGTTGGGCCTCGACCGGCTGGGTCGGCATGGGCTTGTCGCTGGGCGGCTTCGTCATCTTCCTGATCGCCTGGCTGACGGGTCGCGCGCGCGCGACGGCCTGA
- a CDS encoding Tat pathway signal protein translates to MSKPHTDRIVPASGQQMDRSNDPETTAEMDAAAPEAALASRRQRLTGSAVGVGSVGFDETGAFDVGADDHALQDDAVTDKP, encoded by the coding sequence GTGAGCAAACCGCACACCGACCGCATCGTCCCGGCCTCGGGCCAACAGATGGATCGGTCCAACGATCCTGAAACAACCGCAGAGATGGACGCCGCAGCGCCTGAAGCCGCGCTTGCCAGCCGTCGTCAGCGGCTGACCGGCTCGGCTGTCGGGGTCGGCAGCGTCGGCTTCGACGAGACCGGCGCCTTCGACGTGGGCGCCGATGACCACGCGCTTCAGGACGACGCGGTCACCGACAAACCCTGA
- a CDS encoding glutathione S-transferase family protein, which produces MELVIGDKAYSTWSLRPWLVLKHCGATFDEILVPLNQPDTDQRIREHSPSGLVPVLKVEGEVIWDSMAIAVWAAERYPEARLWPSDAHARWLARSAACEMHGGFTALRTACSTGPDHWMVGPSRALAPDHPGLAKDLRRIVELWRSLRERFGAGGPYLFGDWSVPDAFFTPVAARIRHFQLDLAAHGDDGAAQAYAETLLTHPHFLEWEADALGLTHDNHPG; this is translated from the coding sequence ATGGAACTGGTGATCGGCGACAAGGCCTATTCGACGTGGTCGCTGCGGCCGTGGCTGGTGCTGAAACATTGCGGCGCGACCTTTGACGAGATCCTCGTGCCACTGAACCAGCCCGACACCGATCAGCGCATCCGCGAGCATTCGCCGTCCGGTCTCGTCCCGGTGCTGAAGGTCGAGGGCGAGGTGATCTGGGATTCGATGGCCATCGCCGTCTGGGCGGCCGAACGCTATCCGGAAGCCCGCCTGTGGCCGTCGGACGCCCATGCGCGCTGGCTGGCGCGTTCGGCGGCGTGCGAGATGCATGGCGGCTTCACCGCCTTGCGCACGGCCTGTTCCACCGGCCCGGATCACTGGATGGTCGGCCCCAGCCGGGCGCTCGCGCCGGACCATCCGGGACTGGCCAAGGATTTGCGCCGGATCGTCGAACTGTGGCGGAGCCTGCGTGAGCGGTTCGGCGCGGGCGGCCCCTATCTGTTCGGCGACTGGTCCGTGCCGGACGCCTTCTTCACGCCGGTCGCCGCCCGCATCCGCCATTTCCAGCTGGACCTCGCCGCCCACGGAGACGACGGCGCGGCCCAGGCCTATGCCGAGACCTTGCTGACTCATCCGCATTTTCTTGAATGGGAAGCCGACGCGCTGGGCTTAACGCACGACAACCATCCCGGCTGA
- a CDS encoding fasciclin domain-containing protein: MTKLRNLMLVAVSGGALMALGACGNNEPAATTPAESTAMAPADGAAMAPATDPMVGGAAMSPNETIVANASKASNLTTLVAAVKAAGLVDTLQGAGPFTVFAPDNAAFEKIPEATRTSLMQPAMKADLTKILTYHVVAGRLTAADIAAQAEANGGTATLKTVQGEELKVSAGPNNTWVITDAKGGKSTITQADVGQSNGVVHVVDTVLMP; this comes from the coding sequence ATGACCAAACTTCGCAATCTTATGCTCGTCGCTGTCTCCGGCGGCGCGCTGATGGCGCTCGGCGCCTGCGGCAACAACGAGCCGGCCGCCACGACGCCGGCGGAATCGACCGCCATGGCCCCGGCCGACGGCGCCGCCATGGCCCCCGCGACTGACCCGATGGTGGGCGGCGCTGCCATGAGCCCGAACGAGACGATCGTCGCCAACGCCTCCAAAGCCTCCAATCTGACCACCCTGGTCGCCGCCGTGAAGGCCGCCGGCCTGGTCGACACCCTGCAAGGCGCGGGTCCGTTCACGGTCTTCGCCCCTGACAACGCCGCCTTCGAAAAGATCCCCGAGGCGACGCGCACCAGCCTGATGCAGCCGGCGATGAAGGCTGATCTGACCAAGATCCTGACCTACCACGTGGTCGCCGGTCGTTTGACGGCCGCCGATATCGCCGCCCAGGCCGAGGCCAACGGCGGCACCGCCACGCTGAAGACGGTTCAGGGTGAAGAACTGAAGGTTTCGGCCGGCCCGAATAACACCTGGGTCATCACCGACGCCAAGGGCGGCAAGTCCACGATCACACAGGCCGACGTGGGCCAATCGAACGGCGTCGTCCACGTCGTCGACACGGTTCTGATGCCGTAA
- the purS gene encoding phosphoribosylformylglycinamidine synthase subunit PurS, protein MAPTASSKVKVHVFLKPGVLDVQGKAVEGALQGLGWSGVSNARVGKLIEFDLAGAEDPQGEAKKMCEQLLANTVIESYRIEAA, encoded by the coding sequence ATGGCCCCAACCGCTTCAAGCAAGGTGAAAGTTCACGTCTTCCTCAAGCCCGGCGTCTTGGACGTTCAGGGCAAGGCCGTCGAAGGCGCCCTGCAGGGTCTGGGTTGGTCGGGCGTCTCCAACGCCCGCGTCGGCAAGCTGATCGAATTCGACCTCGCCGGCGCAGAAGACCCGCAAGGCGAAGCCAAGAAGATGTGCGAGCAGCTTCTCGCCAACACGGTGATCGAAAGCTACCGCATCGAGGCGGCGTAA
- a CDS encoding DUF1476 domain-containing protein — protein sequence MTTFDDREKAFEAKYALDQEQEFKAIARRNRMLGLWAAEKMGLSSESADQYAAAVVRADFEQPGDEDVFRKVAGDFKASGLSVSEGEIRSKIDELASIAREQIRAGE from the coding sequence ATGACGACCTTCGACGATCGGGAAAAGGCCTTCGAAGCCAAATACGCCCTCGATCAGGAGCAGGAGTTCAAGGCCATCGCCCGGCGCAACCGGATGCTGGGCCTTTGGGCTGCGGAAAAGATGGGCCTGTCAAGCGAAAGCGCGGACCAGTACGCCGCCGCCGTGGTGCGCGCCGATTTCGAGCAGCCGGGAGACGAGGACGTGTTCCGCAAGGTCGCCGGCGACTTCAAGGCCTCGGGCCTGTCGGTCTCGGAGGGCGAGATTCGCTCCAAGATCGACGAGCTGGCCTCGATCGCCCGCGAGCAGATCCGCGCCGGCGAGTAA
- a CDS encoding DNA-deoxyinosine glycosylase, whose amino-acid sequence MTDDTGDRRLGFAPVVDTETRLLILGSLPGDASLKAAQYYAHPRNAFWPLIGGVLGEDLAGQPYEKRIERLKARGVGLWDVIASAERSGSLDAAIRSPEAADLRGLIGGLPRLRAVAFNGKLAAKLGRRIIGDVAGVRLIDLPSSSPAHAIPLAGKANSWNSLTDLIER is encoded by the coding sequence GTGACGGACGACACGGGCGATCGCCGGCTGGGGTTTGCACCCGTCGTCGATACGGAAACCCGGTTGCTGATCCTGGGCAGTTTGCCCGGCGACGCCTCGTTGAAGGCGGCGCAGTACTACGCCCATCCGCGCAACGCCTTTTGGCCCCTGATCGGCGGTGTGTTGGGCGAGGACTTGGCGGGACAACCGTATGAGAAGCGCATCGAACGCTTGAAAGCGCGCGGCGTGGGACTGTGGGATGTGATTGCTTCGGCAGAACGGTCGGGCAGTCTCGATGCGGCGATCCGCTCGCCGGAGGCAGCCGATCTGCGCGGACTGATCGGGGGCTTGCCCCGGCTGAGGGCGGTCGCCTTCAACGGAAAGCTGGCGGCCAAGCTGGGACGGCGCATTATCGGCGACGTCGCAGGGGTTCGCCTTATCGACCTGCCTTCATCCAGCCCAGCTCATGCGATTCCACTGGCAGGCAAAGCGAACAGCTGGAATTCATTGACTGATCTTATTGAACGATAG
- the purB gene encoding adenylosuccinate lyase, which yields MITRYSRPVAAAIWSQETKYKIWFEIEAHAATKMAELGVIPKESADAIWAKGKDATFDADRIDEIERTTKHDVIAFLTHVAEIVGEEARFLHQGMTSSDVLDTCFAVQLARSSDLLIEGVDRVLAALETRAKEHKYTPTVGRSHGIHAEPVTFGLKLAGYHAEFQRAKRRLITAKEEIATCAISGAVGTFANVDPAVEQYVADQMGLTVEPVSTQVIPRDRHAAFFAALGVVASSVERLAVEIRHLQRTEVLEAEEFFDKGQKGSSAMPHKRNPILTENLTGLARLVRSAVTPAMENVALWHERDISHSSVERGIGPDATIHLDFALHRLANVVERLNVYPENMQKNIDRLGGLVHSQRVMLALTQAGVSREDAYAAVQENAMKVWRGEGAFLDFLKADDRVTLPADQLEALFDLGYHTKNVDVVFKRVFGD from the coding sequence ATGATCACGCGCTACTCCCGCCCCGTCGCCGCCGCTATCTGGTCCCAGGAAACCAAGTACAAGATCTGGTTCGAGATCGAGGCCCACGCCGCCACGAAGATGGCCGAACTGGGCGTGATCCCCAAGGAATCGGCCGACGCCATCTGGGCCAAGGGCAAGGATGCGACCTTCGACGCCGACCGCATCGACGAGATCGAACGCACCACAAAACACGACGTCATCGCCTTCCTGACGCACGTCGCCGAGATCGTCGGCGAGGAAGCGCGCTTCCTGCACCAGGGCATGACGTCTTCGGATGTGCTGGACACCTGTTTCGCGGTTCAGCTGGCGCGCTCGTCGGACCTGCTGATCGAGGGGGTCGACCGGGTTCTGGCCGCGCTGGAAACCCGCGCTAAGGAGCATAAATACACTCCGACCGTGGGCCGTTCGCACGGCATCCACGCCGAGCCGGTGACCTTTGGCCTGAAGCTGGCCGGCTATCACGCCGAGTTCCAACGCGCCAAACGCCGCCTGATCACCGCCAAGGAAGAGATCGCCACCTGCGCCATCTCGGGCGCCGTCGGCACCTTCGCCAATGTCGATCCGGCGGTCGAACAATATGTCGCCGACCAGATGGGCCTGACCGTCGAGCCGGTCTCGACCCAGGTCATCCCGCGCGACCGTCACGCCGCATTTTTCGCCGCGCTTGGCGTGGTCGCCAGCTCGGTCGAACGTCTCGCCGTCGAAATCCGCCACCTGCAACGCACCGAAGTCCTCGAAGCCGAGGAGTTCTTCGACAAGGGTCAGAAGGGCTCGTCGGCCATGCCGCACAAGCGCAACCCGATCCTGACCGAGAACCTGACCGGCCTGGCGCGTCTGGTCCGTTCGGCCGTGACGCCCGCCATGGAGAACGTCGCCCTGTGGCATGAGCGGGACATCAGCCACTCCTCGGTCGAGCGCGGCATCGGCCCCGACGCCACCATCCACCTGGACTTCGCCCTGCACCGTCTGGCCAATGTGGTCGAGCGGCTGAACGTGTACCCTGAGAACATGCAGAAGAACATCGACCGCCTGGGCGGTCTGGTGCACTCTCAGCGGGTGATGCTGGCCCTGACCCAGGCCGGCGTGTCGCGCGAAGACGCCTATGCCGCCGTGCAGGAGAACGCCATGAAGGTCTGGCGCGGCGAGGGCGCCTTCCTGGATTTCCTGAAGGCCGACGACCGCGTCACCCTGCCCGCCGACCAGCTCGAAGCCCTGTTCGACCTCGGCTACCACACCAAGAACGTGGACGTGGTGTTTAAGCGGGTGTTCGGAGACTGA
- a CDS encoding 2OG-Fe(II) oxygenase, which yields MSERTIRLNPRLDPRDYAAAYARDGMVQVPDLLDAASADWLELALEHDTAWHLSLKTAEGGKLLSPQDMQAMGRDAIGAQIQRALAEGRDGFSFIYLAYPIITTLLTGKDEGHATHALVQFFNDTPFTTFAKAVTGEASVTKIDAQATWFRPGDFLTQHDDTGVGERRAAYTLGLSRDWRPDWGGQLLFHDANGDVERGFKPGFNVWTVFKTPRQHSVAPVAAYAGGKRRSITGWLRDDPPVK from the coding sequence ATGAGCGAGCGCACGATCCGGCTCAATCCCCGGCTCGATCCCCGCGACTATGCGGCGGCCTATGCACGCGACGGCATGGTGCAGGTTCCCGACCTGCTGGACGCGGCCAGCGCTGATTGGCTTGAGCTCGCTCTCGAACACGACACGGCTTGGCATTTGTCATTGAAGACGGCGGAGGGCGGCAAGCTGCTGTCGCCGCAAGACATGCAGGCCATGGGCCGCGATGCGATCGGCGCCCAGATACAGCGCGCGCTGGCGGAGGGTCGCGACGGCTTCTCTTTCATCTATCTGGCTTATCCGATCATCACGACCTTGCTGACCGGCAAGGACGAAGGCCATGCGACGCACGCCCTGGTGCAGTTTTTCAACGACACGCCTTTCACCACATTCGCCAAAGCCGTGACCGGCGAAGCGAGCGTGACCAAGATCGACGCGCAAGCCACCTGGTTCCGGCCCGGCGACTTCCTGACCCAGCACGACGACACAGGCGTCGGCGAGCGGCGGGCGGCCTATACGTTGGGGCTGTCGCGCGATTGGCGGCCGGATTGGGGCGGCCAGTTGCTGTTTCACGACGCCAACGGCGATGTCGAGCGCGGCTTCAAGCCGGGTTTCAATGTCTGGACGGTGTTCAAGACGCCCCGCCAGCATTCTGTCGCACCAGTCGCCGCCTACGCCGGCGGCAAGCGCCGCTCGATCACCGGCTGGCTGCGCGACGACCCGCCGGTCAAGTGA
- the purQ gene encoding phosphoribosylformylglycinamidine synthase subunit PurQ has protein sequence MSAAVIVFPGSNCDRDCKVAVERSTGEPVSMVWHAETELPQGLDLIVIPGGFSYGDYLRCGAMAAQSPVMQAVKKAADDGVAVVGICNGFQILCEAGMLPGALLRNKGLKYVCKPIALTVANGQTRFTAGYQGQREVTMTQGNGDGNFFADAETLARIEGEGQVVFRYVDNPNGSVNDIAGIQNARGNVLGMMPHPDRAFEAELGSADGATLFQSIYAAA, from the coding sequence ATGAGCGCAGCCGTCATCGTCTTCCCCGGTTCCAACTGTGATCGCGACTGCAAGGTCGCCGTCGAACGCTCCACCGGCGAGCCGGTCTCGATGGTGTGGCACGCCGAGACCGAACTGCCCCAGGGTTTGGACCTGATCGTCATTCCCGGCGGCTTCTCCTACGGCGACTATCTGCGCTGCGGCGCCATGGCGGCCCAGTCGCCGGTGATGCAGGCGGTCAAGAAGGCCGCGGACGACGGCGTCGCCGTGGTCGGCATCTGCAACGGCTTCCAGATCCTGTGTGAAGCCGGAATGCTGCCCGGCGCCCTGCTGCGCAACAAGGGACTGAAATACGTCTGCAAGCCCATCGCCCTGACCGTCGCCAACGGCCAGACCCGCTTCACCGCCGGCTATCAGGGCCAGCGCGAAGTGACGATGACCCAAGGCAACGGCGACGGAAACTTCTTCGCCGACGCTGAGACCCTGGCCCGGATCGAGGGCGAGGGTCAGGTCGTCTTCCGCTACGTCGACAACCCCAACGGCTCGGTCAACGACATCGCCGGCATCCAGAACGCGCGCGGCAATGTCCTGGGCATGATGCCCCACCCGGACCGTGCCTTCGAAGCCGAACTCGGCTCCGCCGACGGCGCGACCCTTTTCCAGAGCATCTACGCTGCCGCTTGA
- a CDS encoding YbhB/YbcL family Raf kinase inhibitor-like protein, producing MTFTLTSTDIQDGGVLPDAQVHAKGNQSPQLSWSGAPEGTKSYTITCYDPDAPTGSGFWHWTVANIPADVTELPAGAGSPGGHLPHSAIQGRTDYGQPGFGGAAPPPGHGPHRYIFTVFAVDVESLDVTADNSGAVFGFNLHFHTLAKASITATYENKA from the coding sequence ATGACCTTCACGCTTACCTCCACCGATATCCAGGACGGCGGCGTGCTGCCGGACGCCCAGGTTCACGCCAAGGGCAATCAATCGCCCCAACTGTCATGGTCCGGTGCGCCGGAGGGCACCAAGAGCTATACGATCACCTGCTATGATCCCGATGCGCCGACTGGTTCGGGCTTCTGGCATTGGACGGTGGCCAATATTCCCGCGGATGTGACAGAGCTGCCGGCCGGCGCCGGCTCGCCGGGCGGGCATCTGCCCCACAGCGCCATCCAGGGCCGCACCGACTATGGTCAGCCCGGTTTCGGCGGCGCCGCCCCGCCGCCTGGCCACGGCCCGCACCGCTACATCTTCACCGTCTTCGCCGTGGATGTTGAGAGCTTGGACGTGACGGCCGACAACTCCGGCGCCGTGTTCGGCTTCAACCTGCATTTCCACACCCTGGCCAAGGCGTCGATCACGGCGACCTACGAAAACAAAGCGTGA